One genomic window of Nicotiana sylvestris chromosome 10, ASM39365v2, whole genome shotgun sequence includes the following:
- the LOC104221380 gene encoding ARGOS-like protein — protein MHMESSEAKLRSSNGFINLEHKYLSNIMDLKRVNKSGGVQRKNVQGKKMDSLTQENSKRMLSMSYFSLESVLLLLCLTASLLLLPLILPPLPPPPFMLLFVPIFILLLLIILAFMPNSNVRHSYL, from the coding sequence ATGCACATGGAATCATCTGAAGCTAAATTGAGGTCATCCAACGGCTTTATTAATTTGGAACATAAGTATTTGAGCAACATTATGGATTTGAAAAGAGTAAACAAGTCTGGTGGTGTCCAAAGAAAGAATGTACAAGGAAAGAAGATGGATTCATTGACACAAGAGAATAGCAAAAGAATGTTATCCATGAGTTATTTCAGCTTAGAGTCAGTGCTTTTGCTCCTTTGTCTAACAGCATCTTTGCTACTTCTGCCATTGATTCTTCCACCATTGCCACCACCACCTTTCATGTTGCTGTTTGTCCCCATTTTCATACTGCTTCTTCTCATCATCTTAGCATTCATGCCTAATTCTAATGTGAGACATTCATATTTGTAA